Proteins encoded in a region of the Methanobacterium aggregans genome:
- the cdhA gene encoding CO dehydrogenase/acetyl-CoA synthase complex subunit alpha: protein MAPKPKEFNGNFWKTKDFKVSIGEIIEKERSEASREEVPMGPTPKPSVTDLRSWDMKLLNRYEPFYAPFCDMCCLCTYGKCDLLGKKGACGIDAKAQQGRMVLIASCIGTAAHGGHSRHLLEYLIDKKGEDFPIDLGGSIDIEAPIMRTVIGKKPETLGDLKEAIEYVEEQSLQLLSAAHTGQEGNYKDFESKVLHAGLMDHVGMEVGDIAQIVALNLPKGSEDAPLVELGLGTIDREKPVILCIGHNVAPGAGIMDYMEEEGLEEDLEVCGICCAAIDITRYNNQAKIVGPISKQLKFVRSGVADVVVVDEQCVRTDVLEEARKNKAVVIATTDKICIGLPDKTNEDPDKIVSELLNDEIEGALILNPDKVGEVAVKAARKLSGERKNLKMLPDMEEVVEYAKECTECGWCDRVCPNSLPMMDAVMGITRDDFSKMEKLYEHDLCYTCGRCEQECPRDIPTVSLLTKVGERSVKDEKFNIRAGRGPVQDVEIRKVGAPIVFGDIPGVIAFIGCTNYPEGGIEVAKM, encoded by the coding sequence ATGGCACCTAAACCAAAGGAATTCAATGGCAATTTTTGGAAAACAAAGGATTTCAAGGTCTCAATAGGTGAGATAATTGAAAAAGAGAGGTCTGAGGCTTCGAGGGAAGAGGTACCAATGGGACCAACCCCAAAACCAAGCGTAACAGACCTTAGATCATGGGATATGAAGCTACTTAACAGGTATGAGCCTTTCTATGCTCCTTTCTGCGACATGTGCTGCCTCTGCACCTACGGTAAGTGCGACCTTCTGGGTAAGAAGGGAGCCTGCGGTATTGATGCAAAGGCACAGCAGGGCAGAATGGTTCTTATAGCATCATGCATAGGAACTGCAGCCCATGGAGGACACTCAAGACATTTACTGGAATATTTAATAGATAAAAAAGGTGAAGACTTCCCAATAGATCTGGGGGGAAGCATAGACATAGAAGCACCCATCATGCGTACAGTCATAGGTAAAAAACCTGAAACACTGGGTGACCTGAAGGAAGCAATAGAATACGTTGAAGAACAGTCATTACAACTTCTTTCAGCAGCACACACTGGACAGGAAGGAAATTACAAGGACTTTGAATCCAAGGTGCTTCACGCCGGTCTCATGGACCACGTTGGAATGGAGGTGGGGGACATAGCCCAGATAGTGGCCCTCAACCTGCCCAAGGGATCAGAAGACGCACCCCTGGTTGAACTGGGACTTGGAACCATAGACCGTGAAAAACCGGTTATCCTGTGCATAGGACACAACGTTGCACCTGGAGCCGGAATCATGGACTACATGGAAGAAGAGGGACTTGAAGAGGACCTTGAAGTCTGCGGAATCTGCTGTGCAGCCATAGACATAACACGGTACAACAACCAGGCCAAGATCGTTGGTCCAATCTCAAAACAGCTGAAATTCGTGAGAAGCGGGGTTGCAGATGTTGTTGTTGTTGATGAACAGTGCGTTCGAACCGATGTTCTTGAAGAGGCCCGTAAAAACAAGGCAGTGGTCATAGCAACCACAGACAAGATCTGCATTGGACTGCCTGACAAGACCAATGAAGACCCTGACAAAATCGTGTCAGAACTTCTGAACGATGAAATTGAAGGCGCTCTCATACTCAACCCTGACAAGGTTGGAGAGGTTGCTGTCAAAGCCGCAAGAAAACTTTCAGGTGAAAGGAAAAACCTTAAAATGCTCCCCGACATGGAAGAGGTTGTTGAATACGCCAAAGAATGCACAGAATGTGGATGGTGCGACAGGGTGTGTCCCAACAGCCTCCCAATGATGGATGCAGTCATGGGAATTACCAGGGATGATTTTTCCAAGATGGAAAAACTCTACGAGCACGACCTCTGCTACACATGTGGAAGGTGCGAACAGGAATGTCCAAGGGACATCCCAACAGTTTCACTCCTCACCAAGGTTGGAGAACGCTCAGTTAAGGATGAGAAGTTCAACATCAGGGCAGGACGTGGACCTGTGCAGGACGTTGAAATAAGGAAGGTAGGAGCACCAATAGTTTTCGGTGACATACCTGGAGTTATAGCCTTCATAGGCTGCACCAACTATCCTGAAGGCGGTATTGAAGTTGCAAAGATGG
- a CDS encoding MotA/TolQ/ExbB proton channel family protein → MVAVPGSEFLSSILHVISQSLLIPVIVGLLAFMVYAIVAFGGLLSEYSSRIRLSTEEIETIINDLSRSRSSEELINIIKSSTLSDPQKEIVIKIASNPDMGAKSREAFARKLIEAEELKAARSLEKTDVVTRLGPTLGLMGTLIPMGPGLAALGAGDVNTLAQAIIIAFDTTVVGIGAGGIAYVISKVRRRWYEEYLSNLEAVAESVLEVLDHVKTKTPYPSGQ, encoded by the coding sequence ATGGTTGCAGTTCCAGGTAGTGAATTTTTAAGCAGTATTCTGCATGTTATCTCTCAGAGCCTCCTCATCCCTGTGATCGTGGGGCTTTTAGCCTTCATGGTCTATGCAATAGTGGCCTTTGGAGGGCTGCTCTCAGAATATTCAAGCAGAATCCGCCTAAGCACAGAGGAAATAGAAACGATAATCAATGATCTATCAAGATCAAGAAGCTCAGAAGAGCTTATTAATATAATTAAAAGCAGTACACTTTCAGATCCCCAGAAGGAAATAGTTATTAAAATTGCTTCCAACCCTGATATGGGTGCCAAGTCAAGGGAAGCATTTGCAAGGAAGTTAATTGAAGCAGAGGAATTGAAGGCTGCACGCAGCCTTGAAAAAACAGATGTGGTAACCAGGCTAGGTCCAACCCTGGGTTTGATGGGTACCCTGATACCCATGGGCCCGGGCCTTGCAGCCCTGGGTGCGGGGGATGTGAACACCCTTGCCCAGGCCATAATAATAGCATTCGACACTACTGTTGTTGGTATTGGGGCAGGTGGTATTGCATACGTGATCTCCAAGGTGAGGAGAAGATGGTACGAGGAGTACCTGTCCAACCTTGAAGCCGTGGCAGAATCTGTACTGGAGGTTTTGGATCATGTTAAGACGAAAACGCCGTATCCTAGTGGACAATGA
- a CDS encoding DUF2149 domain-containing protein: protein MLRRKRRILVDNDEDPLAGTTNLVDAMLVLAVGFLICLVVSWNMQSVVFSSASPEEKKQTMEAMQAAAEIQMGQQLNSTPQTQSGQGSGYAELGKVYKDPKTGKLIMVEGGS, encoded by the coding sequence ATGTTAAGACGAAAACGCCGTATCCTAGTGGACAATGATGAAGATCCACTTGCAGGAACAACCAACCTTGTTGATGCAATGCTGGTGCTTGCAGTGGGATTTCTCATATGCCTGGTTGTATCATGGAACATGCAGAGTGTAGTTTTCAGCAGTGCTTCTCCAGAAGAAAAGAAACAAACCATGGAAGCCATGCAGGCGGCTGCAGAAATCCAGATGGGTCAGCAGCTCAACAGCACACCACAAACACAATCAGGACAGGGTTCTGGTTATGCAGAACTTGGAAAAGTTTACAAAGACCCTAAAACCGGGAAACTCATCATGGTTGAAGGCGGCTCCTGA
- a CDS encoding DUF2162 domain-containing protein: MVKMIELLWKLGVLSAVLVFGVKIGLAMGFAGLSKRVAALITLGYGGGILLLSKLAEGYTDVLYKVIYDYNFAIFLLMAVVIAYAGFHTIKEWKRNKKDHAKASCMAMIAPCPCCFGAVIAAIILVSPVIGASSFVIGKYAALFLAITMGIFYMASGAIVRISKKPYPVLLGNFMLFVGLYFLASAIVIPNISTAMTSKASPLTIPSLNVVAGVLVALALLVGLGIFMTRKKSLLVKG, encoded by the coding sequence ATGGTTAAAATGATCGAGTTACTATGGAAATTAGGAGTTTTATCAGCAGTTCTTGTATTCGGTGTGAAAATAGGGCTGGCAATGGGATTTGCAGGATTATCGAAAAGGGTGGCAGCTTTAATTACCCTTGGATACGGTGGGGGGATACTCCTACTGTCAAAACTTGCAGAGGGATACACTGATGTTCTTTATAAAGTAATTTACGACTACAATTTTGCAATATTCCTTTTAATGGCAGTTGTTATTGCCTACGCAGGTTTTCACACCATCAAGGAGTGGAAGAGGAACAAGAAAGATCATGCCAAGGCATCGTGCATGGCAATGATAGCACCGTGCCCATGCTGCTTCGGAGCAGTCATCGCAGCAATCATACTGGTTTCACCGGTTATAGGTGCATCATCCTTTGTGATAGGGAAGTACGCAGCACTGTTCCTTGCCATAACAATGGGAATATTCTACATGGCATCGGGTGCAATCGTCAGGATCAGCAAAAAGCCCTACCCAGTTCTCCTGGGCAACTTCATGCTCTTCGTTGGACTCTACTTCCTTGCATCTGCAATAGTGATTCCAAATATCAGCACTGCCATGACATCCAAGGCCAGTCCCCTGACGATTCCATCACTCAACGTGGTTGCAGGGGTTCTTGTTGCACTTGCCCTCCTAGTTGGACTGGGCATTTTCATGACCCGGAAAAAGAGCTTGCTGGTTAAAGGTTGA
- a CDS encoding cobaltochelatase subunit CobN: MKKHILMLLIGLLVGITLFGSAVSAADPVNDTRIQTADPVTLNSSGNLPNVKSSNQASNQASSPASNQAPKSEVDPEITLNITLEHPEALSNKLPTVTVKDAAGNTVKGVAVTRMGSGKYKVNFTSDKKNFNLTVGAGGHLSQTVNVSVSQRNVTDPTLYGEASVNLRAYNMLIISGCPSYAKPFVDSNKKLREKGYYFNLKFFTNEDLTSADTRARIKQLANRADLIIIEMISEAGTLSNLMPLISDSNAKIMALRCSVTFSNNTKIDANDTELRAYWDGTGADNMERFQLRVLQRIGMPVEASENLSVVNYPTEFIYHPDSTTPQFATWADYLSWYKSSGHYKPGKAWVGVMMYASTFFNGNSDMAMSILRSLEAKGLNVVLAVTSPTDTARANAITKYFLDGSTSRIGALVACVGYNIIYNNPQNSTDLLKKMNVPIFSPIYASDLETWKNSSSGLSSELYWQVAWPEMEGRIEPIIMGGVESAETDPYTGIVVKNYTPLPDRIERITNRVYNWIALQTLPNSAKKIAIIYYNSAGGKDGVGASYLNVPESISAILKALKAAGYDVSGNVSTESIIKLFTTAGNNVGSWAPGELKKVVDAGAVTIPLSEYMEWFNTLPEELRNEVTAKWGPAPGNVMVYNGNIVLPGIMLGKVFVGAQPMRGWGENSTDIAHSPTLPPTHQYIAFYMWLQNKMGANAVIHLGTHGTLEWLPGRSVGLGGDDWPDVLLGNMPNIYPYIVDNTGEGTQAKRRGYAVIIDHLTAPLITSGLYGDLSTLQDLINSYDNTGNSQRKTALEKQIRAMVTKLHLDQDIGLNMKTAAFSDIKNQVEHHLEDLAATLMPYGLHTFGVALNGTILDQMVESIVSFNPAERNNAEFRAKIRAALSQNYEIEALLAALNGEYVSPALGGDPIRKPDVLPTGANFYSFDPRSAPDATAWLIGKQMADDMLADYYKKNGHYPETVGVVLWSTETMRTNGQTIAMILRYMGLEPQWKSGRFVGVTVTPLSKLTLNINGKTVNRPRVDVLVTISGLFRDTFSYTMEIMDKAFRQVAALPESTNSNYVKKHYQNNYNKYTKAGMSSKDADALAGARIFGPAPEGYGTGVAAQVPNTSKWKDQSDLVDTYLSRMSYIYGAGSYGIGGLQAFKDQLKTVQATVQVRDNNYGVLDNDDVYQYLGGLTMAAKSLSGYDVSTYIANTRSTPRIETLDSFMATEFRTRLANPKWKEGMLSQGYAGANEIAKEIGNMFAWDAVQSNSIKDWMYDTLAKDYMTNPDIRSALLKSNPYAYTSILGWMLEANMRNMWSTDKATITDLANQYITYTNQYGVTCCHHTCGNIQFNQKLVQMSSLSMEALKKFASTVAEATGKSVNLPNTQSNVGQSQSNAGQGQSQAGKGASTAGSSASSSASSQSAVKSGSDTSKASSSNNGKASEISVKSSQGASGSSGVPFAAIAGVLALLGLLGVGYFKGRG, translated from the coding sequence GTGAAAAAACATATACTTATGCTTCTTATTGGTCTTTTAGTGGGAATAACACTTTTTGGATCCGCAGTTTCAGCTGCAGACCCTGTCAATGATACCCGCATTCAGACAGCTGATCCTGTTACCTTGAACAGCTCTGGAAACCTTCCAAATGTGAAGAGTTCAAACCAGGCCTCAAATCAGGCTTCAAGTCCTGCTTCAAATCAGGCCCCAAAGAGCGAAGTTGATCCCGAGATCACCCTGAACATCACCCTGGAACATCCTGAGGCCCTTTCAAACAAGCTCCCAACTGTAACTGTGAAGGATGCAGCTGGAAACACTGTGAAGGGCGTAGCAGTAACCAGGATGGGAAGTGGAAAGTACAAGGTTAACTTCACAAGCGATAAAAAGAACTTCAACTTAACTGTGGGTGCAGGTGGACACCTGTCCCAGACAGTGAACGTGTCAGTCTCCCAGAGGAACGTCACGGATCCCACACTCTACGGTGAAGCAAGTGTGAACCTGAGGGCATACAACATGCTCATAATAAGTGGATGTCCCAGCTACGCCAAGCCATTCGTTGATTCAAACAAGAAACTCCGGGAGAAGGGATACTACTTCAACCTGAAATTCTTCACCAACGAGGATCTCACATCTGCAGACACCAGGGCCAGGATAAAACAGCTGGCAAACAGGGCAGACCTCATAATCATAGAGATGATCAGTGAAGCAGGCACGCTCTCAAATTTAATGCCCCTCATATCCGATTCAAATGCCAAGATAATGGCTTTAAGGTGCAGTGTTACATTTTCAAACAACACAAAAATAGATGCAAACGACACAGAACTCAGGGCATACTGGGATGGAACAGGTGCAGACAACATGGAGAGGTTCCAGCTCAGGGTACTTCAAAGGATTGGAATGCCGGTTGAGGCATCTGAAAACCTCAGCGTGGTCAACTATCCAACAGAGTTCATATACCATCCAGATTCAACCACACCACAGTTCGCAACCTGGGCCGACTACCTGAGCTGGTACAAAAGCAGCGGCCACTACAAACCAGGCAAGGCATGGGTGGGTGTAATGATGTACGCATCCACGTTCTTCAATGGAAACAGCGACATGGCAATGAGCATACTCAGAAGCCTTGAAGCCAAGGGCCTGAACGTGGTTCTGGCTGTAACATCACCAACCGACACTGCCAGGGCAAATGCCATAACCAAGTACTTCTTGGATGGCAGCACATCCAGGATAGGTGCCCTCGTGGCCTGCGTTGGCTACAACATCATATACAACAACCCCCAGAACAGCACAGATCTACTTAAAAAGATGAACGTACCAATATTCTCCCCTATCTATGCCTCAGACCTTGAAACCTGGAAGAACAGTTCTTCAGGACTGTCCAGTGAACTTTACTGGCAGGTGGCATGGCCTGAGATGGAGGGGAGGATAGAGCCCATAATCATGGGTGGTGTTGAATCAGCAGAAACAGATCCATACACAGGCATCGTTGTGAAGAACTACACACCACTACCAGACAGGATAGAGAGAATAACCAACAGGGTCTACAACTGGATAGCACTCCAAACACTCCCCAACAGTGCAAAGAAGATAGCAATTATCTACTACAACAGTGCAGGGGGTAAGGATGGAGTTGGTGCTTCCTACCTCAACGTTCCTGAGAGCATATCAGCCATACTCAAGGCACTCAAGGCAGCAGGCTACGATGTATCAGGCAACGTATCAACTGAATCCATAATCAAACTCTTCACCACGGCTGGAAACAACGTGGGTTCCTGGGCTCCAGGAGAGCTTAAAAAGGTGGTTGATGCAGGTGCAGTAACCATACCCCTCAGCGAGTACATGGAATGGTTCAACACACTGCCAGAAGAACTCAGAAATGAGGTCACTGCTAAATGGGGTCCAGCTCCAGGCAACGTCATGGTCTACAACGGTAACATTGTTTTACCGGGTATCATGCTGGGCAAGGTATTTGTCGGTGCTCAGCCCATGCGCGGATGGGGAGAGAACTCCACAGACATTGCCCACTCACCAACACTGCCTCCAACCCATCAGTACATTGCATTCTACATGTGGCTCCAGAATAAAATGGGTGCCAACGCAGTCATACACCTGGGAACACACGGAACCCTGGAATGGCTTCCTGGAAGAAGCGTGGGACTTGGCGGGGATGACTGGCCAGATGTTCTCCTGGGAAACATGCCCAACATCTACCCCTACATAGTTGACAACACTGGGGAGGGAACCCAGGCCAAGAGAAGGGGCTACGCAGTGATAATAGATCACCTGACAGCTCCCCTCATAACCTCAGGCCTCTACGGAGATCTTTCAACCCTCCAGGACCTAATAAACAGCTACGACAACACAGGCAACAGCCAGCGTAAAACAGCTCTTGAAAAACAGATCAGGGCAATGGTAACCAAACTCCACCTGGATCAGGACATAGGCCTCAACATGAAGACAGCAGCATTCAGCGACATTAAAAACCAGGTTGAACATCACCTGGAGGATCTTGCAGCAACCCTCATGCCCTACGGACTCCACACCTTTGGAGTTGCCCTCAACGGCACCATACTGGATCAGATGGTTGAATCCATTGTGAGCTTCAACCCTGCAGAGAGGAACAACGCAGAGTTCAGGGCAAAGATACGGGCCGCACTCTCTCAAAACTACGAAATAGAAGCCCTGCTTGCAGCCCTGAATGGAGAGTATGTGTCACCAGCTTTAGGCGGTGATCCAATACGCAAGCCAGACGTGCTCCCAACTGGTGCAAACTTCTACTCCTTCGACCCGAGATCAGCTCCAGATGCAACTGCCTGGCTGATAGGTAAGCAGATGGCCGACGACATGCTCGCAGATTACTACAAGAAGAACGGACACTACCCCGAAACAGTGGGTGTTGTTCTCTGGTCAACTGAAACCATGCGTACCAACGGCCAGACCATAGCCATGATACTCAGGTACATGGGCCTGGAACCACAGTGGAAGTCAGGAAGGTTCGTGGGTGTTACTGTAACCCCGCTGAGCAAACTAACACTGAATATCAACGGAAAAACCGTGAACAGGCCACGTGTTGATGTGCTTGTGACCATAAGCGGTCTCTTCAGGGACACCTTCTCCTACACCATGGAAATTATGGACAAGGCCTTCCGTCAGGTTGCAGCTCTGCCTGAGAGCACAAACAGCAACTACGTTAAGAAACACTACCAGAACAACTACAACAAGTACACCAAGGCAGGTATGAGCTCTAAAGATGCAGATGCCCTTGCAGGGGCCAGAATATTCGGACCTGCACCTGAGGGTTATGGAACAGGAGTTGCAGCACAGGTACCAAACACATCCAAGTGGAAGGACCAGTCGGATCTTGTTGATACCTACCTCTCAAGGATGTCCTACATTTACGGTGCAGGCTCCTACGGTATAGGGGGACTTCAGGCCTTCAAGGATCAGCTGAAAACTGTGCAGGCAACTGTGCAGGTCAGGGACAACAACTACGGAGTTCTTGACAACGACGATGTTTACCAGTACCTGGGCGGTCTTACAATGGCTGCAAAGAGTCTTTCTGGTTACGATGTCAGTACCTACATTGCAAACACACGGTCCACTCCAAGGATAGAAACACTTGACAGTTTCATGGCCACGGAGTTCAGAACCAGGCTTGCCAATCCCAAGTGGAAGGAGGGTATGCTCAGCCAGGGATACGCAGGTGCCAACGAGATTGCAAAGGAGATAGGTAACATGTTCGCCTGGGACGCTGTGCAGTCCAACTCAATTAAGGATTGGATGTACGATACCCTGGCCAAAGATTACATGACCAACCCTGACATCCGCAGTGCCCTCTTAAAATCAAATCCCTACGCATACACATCCATACTTGGATGGATGCTTGAGGCAAACATGAGGAACATGTGGAGCACTGACAAGGCAACCATCACGGACCTTGCAAACCAGTACATCACCTACACCAACCAGTACGGTGTAACATGCTGCCACCACACCTGTGGAAACATCCAGTTCAACCAGAAGCTGGTGCAGATGTCATCCCTGAGCATGGAAGCCCTGAAGAAGTTTGCAAGCACCGTTGCAGAGGCAACTGGTAAGAGTGTGAACCTTCCAAACACCCAGTCAAACGTTGGTCAAAGTCAGTCCAACGCTGGTCAGGGTCAGTCACAGGCTGGTAAGGGAGCAAGCACTGCAGGTTCATCTGCATCCTCCTCTGCGTCCAGTCAGTCCGCTGTAAAAAGTGGCAGTGACACTTCCAAGGCAAGTTCATCCAACAATGGAAAGGCAAGTGAGATATCAGTTAAAAGCAGTCAGGGCGCATCAGGTTCTTCTGGAGTGCCATTTGCTGCTATTGCAGGTGTTCTCGCACTTCTCGGACTTTTAGGTGTTGGATACTTCAAGGGAAGAGGTTAA
- a CDS encoding glycosyltransferase: MSEYQNLPKKGEFRKKYSIDDNEKFILYLGRINRIKGLDLLLESFSEISKDLDDVKLVIIGPNDGFLDQLKKIVKNLKLADKVMFPGPLYKENKLEAYIDADIYVLPSIYETFPNTVIESCACETPVILTEGCGISDLIRNDVGYVVKFDKNSLKDALLTILENDELRKNLSKKCSNFVQVNFNLDKTMNKLEEIYTHEIID; encoded by the coding sequence TTGTCAGAGTATCAGAATCTTCCTAAAAAAGGAGAATTCAGAAAAAAGTATAGTATTGATGATAATGAAAAATTCATTTTGTATTTAGGTAGAATAAATAGAATAAAAGGTCTTGATTTACTTTTAGAATCATTTTCAGAGATTTCAAAAGATTTAGATGATGTTAAACTTGTTATAATAGGGCCAAATGATGGATTTTTGGATCAATTAAAAAAAATAGTGAAAAATTTAAAATTAGCTGATAAAGTTATGTTTCCAGGCCCATTATATAAAGAAAACAAATTAGAAGCCTATATCGATGCAGATATTTATGTTTTACCTTCTATTTATGAAACATTTCCTAATACGGTTATAGAATCGTGCGCATGTGAAACTCCAGTTATATTAACCGAGGGGTGTGGAATATCAGATTTAATAAGAAATGATGTTGGATATGTAGTTAAATTTGATAAAAATTCTTTAAAAGATGCTTTACTTACAATTTTGGAGAATGATGAATTAAGGAAAAATTTAAGCAAGAAATGTTCCAATTTCGTTCAAGTTAATTTTAATTTAGACAAAACAATGAATAAACTCGAAGAGATTTACACTCATGAAATAATTGACTAA
- a CDS encoding DUF2283 domain-containing protein, protein MVVKEFEIEEHYDPVADSLYIRIIDDYEYRESIDMGENVILDFDKNHVPVALEIVDASKKLNLNPFSLKRMVEVTMQIRIKEEAIELHATLSVPVHNKQLEKPVDITAINDTDIPQIQTNFATA, encoded by the coding sequence ATGGTAGTTAAAGAATTTGAGATTGAAGAACATTACGATCCAGTTGCAGATTCTCTTTACATTCGAATCATTGATGATTATGAATACAGGGAATCAATAGACATGGGGGAGAATGTGATACTGGATTTTGATAAAAATCATGTTCCAGTAGCCCTGGAGATAGTTGATGCTTCCAAAAAACTTAACCTAAACCCCTTCTCTTTGAAAAGAATGGTTGAAGTTACCATGCAGATAAGGATCAAGGAAGAAGCCATTGAATTACACGCTACCTTATCAGTACCTGTACACAACAAACAGCTGGAAAAACCTGTTGATATCACTGCAATTAACGATACTGATATACCTCAGATACAGACCAACTTTGCAACTGCATAA
- a CDS encoding glycosyltransferase family 4 protein, translating to MYNPFKPKKKIKIAIITNIPTPYRKKQWEYYSNCEYLDITVFYCANIEKDRYWNVDSSEGIKEVFLRGISFRSFHFNPGVLKTVFQDFDAFFVGGYGYPSVLMSIFALKLLKKPWVMIIDGICPLNLKKGNFIIEKIKKTLINGADAYFANGTVSAKYLEKYEVPPKKIFNQYMTVDVDYFVKKGNDASKFRSEIRKKYDINENSVVIMYAGRLIEHKGVQDLIKSVKNLKNRNINVKTLIVGEGNFKKELIKQSEDIREEVIFAGHVDPAEIYKYYYASDIFVLPTYDDPWGLVVNEAMACGLPVIVTDATGCFLDLVKDNGYIVKSHDICELSLSIEKAMKNSVKLGNNSYKQILGWNYEHSLMNIINLICYITSL from the coding sequence TTGTATAATCCATTTAAGCCCAAGAAAAAGATCAAAATAGCAATTATAACCAATATACCCACTCCTTACAGGAAAAAACAGTGGGAATATTATTCAAATTGTGAATATTTAGACATAACGGTTTTTTACTGTGCCAATATAGAAAAAGATCGCTATTGGAACGTTGATTCTTCAGAAGGCATAAAAGAAGTTTTCCTAAGAGGCATAAGTTTTAGATCTTTCCATTTCAATCCCGGAGTTTTAAAAACAGTTTTTCAAGACTTTGATGCGTTTTTCGTTGGAGGATATGGTTATCCTTCCGTATTAATGTCCATTTTTGCTTTAAAACTTTTAAAAAAGCCTTGGGTAATGATTATTGATGGTATTTGTCCATTAAATTTAAAAAAGGGAAATTTTATAATTGAAAAAATCAAAAAAACGTTGATTAATGGTGCAGATGCATATTTTGCAAATGGTACTGTTAGTGCCAAATACCTAGAGAAATATGAAGTACCTCCCAAAAAAATATTCAATCAATATATGACCGTTGATGTTGATTATTTTGTGAAAAAAGGAAATGATGCATCTAAATTCAGAAGTGAAATCAGGAAAAAATATGATATAAATGAAAATTCTGTTGTTATTATGTATGCAGGACGTTTAATTGAACACAAAGGCGTTCAAGACTTGATTAAATCTGTTAAAAACCTTAAAAATAGGAATATTAATGTTAAAACATTGATAGTTGGTGAAGGCAATTTTAAAAAGGAATTAATTAAACAATCAGAAGATATAAGAGAAGAGGTTATATTTGCAGGGCATGTAGATCCTGCAGAAATTTACAAATATTACTATGCTTCAGATATCTTTGTTTTGCCAACGTATGATGATCCATGGGGTTTGGTTGTAAATGAGGCTATGGCTTGTGGACTTCCTGTAATTGTAACAGATGCCACAGGATGCTTTTTAGATTTAGTAAAAGATAATGGGTATATTGTTAAATCCCATGATATATGCGAACTATCTTTATCGATAGAAAAAGCTATGAAAAACTCTGTAAAACTTGGAAATAACTCTTATAAACAAATTTTAGGATGGAACTATGAACATAGTTTGATGAATATTATTAATTTAATTTGCTATATAACTAGTTTATAA